The proteins below come from a single Burkholderia sp. PAMC 26561 genomic window:
- a CDS encoding GlsB/YeaQ/YmgE family stress response membrane protein, translating to MLSLIGTIIVGGIIGLIARAIKPGNDSMGWIMTIVLGIAGSLIAGYAGRAMGWYQEGQPAGWIASIIGAIILLVIWGLVTKRRA from the coding sequence ATGCTTTCACTCATTGGCACCATTATCGTCGGCGGCATCATCGGGTTGATTGCCCGTGCGATCAAACCCGGCAACGACAGCATGGGCTGGATCATGACAATCGTGCTCGGTATTGCCGGGTCGCTGATTGCGGGCTACGCAGGCCGCGCGATGGGGTGGTATCAGGAAGGACAACCGGCGGGCTGGATCGCGTCCATCATCGGTGCAATCATTCTGCTGGTGATTTGGGGGCTGGTGACCAAACGCCGGGCCTGA
- a CDS encoding TetR/AcrR family transcriptional regulator, which yields MRDDEATAEAVKDDAAPTPLRRRKAHIRETNEAHLLACAEAVFAERGLEGASTAMIAERAGLPKANLHYYFPTKLALYRRVLEDLFDDWHRAADTFETSDDPVEAISGYVRTKMELSRRRPLGSKVWASEIIHGAVHMQDILTERVKPWLDTRVVVIDRWVAHGLLEPTDAQTLLFMIWATTQHYADFDAQIRALKGKRALSQKAFDTSTEEVVKLVIRACGAKSPS from the coding sequence ATGAGAGACGACGAAGCGACAGCCGAGGCAGTGAAAGACGACGCCGCGCCCACTCCATTGCGGCGGCGCAAGGCACACATACGCGAGACCAACGAAGCGCATCTTCTGGCATGCGCCGAAGCGGTTTTCGCGGAACGCGGCCTCGAAGGCGCGAGCACGGCGATGATCGCGGAACGCGCAGGCTTGCCCAAAGCCAACCTGCATTACTACTTTCCGACAAAGCTCGCGTTGTATCGCAGAGTGCTGGAGGATTTGTTCGATGACTGGCATCGTGCGGCCGATACGTTCGAAACCAGTGACGATCCGGTCGAAGCCATCAGCGGTTACGTGCGGACCAAAATGGAGTTGTCGCGGCGCCGGCCGCTCGGCTCGAAAGTCTGGGCAAGCGAGATCATTCACGGCGCAGTGCACATGCAGGACATCCTGACAGAGCGGGTCAAGCCGTGGCTCGATACACGCGTCGTGGTAATCGACAGATGGGTCGCGCATGGGTTGCTCGAGCCCACCGATGCGCAGACCTTGCTCTTCATGATCTGGGCGACGACCCAGCATTACGCGGATTTCGATGCGCAGATTCGCGCGCTGAAAGGCAAGCGGGCGTTATCGCAGAAAGCCTTCGATACCTCCACCGAAGAAGTCGTCAAGCTCGTGATTCGTGCATGCGGCGCGAAGTCGCCGAGCTGA
- a CDS encoding ATP-binding cassette domain-containing protein has protein sequence MNDTRKLVLEARGVIKRYGSVTALDGVDFELLPGEIMAVIGDNGAGKSSLIKALSGALVPDEGQILLDGKPVHFRSPLDARAQGIETVYQDLAVAPAMSIAENLFLGRELRRPGVLGSVFKMIDKRRMLQEAIAHMEGLQIGIRSMKQAVETLSGGQRQGVAVARSAAFARHVVILDEPTAALGVKESNMVLELIRRVRDRGLPVILISHNMPHVFEIADRIHIQRLGRRAALVNTRDIHMSEAVAIMTGAKQADVQAIA, from the coding sequence ATGAACGACACACGCAAGCTCGTACTGGAAGCGCGCGGCGTCATCAAGCGCTATGGCTCTGTTACCGCGCTCGATGGCGTCGACTTCGAACTGCTCCCCGGCGAGATCATGGCGGTCATCGGCGATAACGGCGCGGGCAAGTCATCGCTGATCAAGGCGCTGTCGGGCGCGCTCGTGCCGGATGAAGGCCAGATCCTGCTCGATGGAAAACCGGTCCACTTCCGCAGTCCGCTCGATGCCCGCGCGCAGGGCATCGAGACCGTGTACCAGGATCTGGCGGTCGCGCCGGCGATGAGCATCGCGGAAAATCTCTTTCTCGGACGCGAACTGCGACGCCCCGGCGTGCTCGGCTCGGTGTTCAAGATGATTGATAAACGCCGCATGCTGCAGGAAGCCATCGCGCATATGGAGGGACTGCAGATCGGCATCCGCTCCATGAAACAGGCGGTCGAAACGCTTTCCGGCGGCCAGCGGCAAGGCGTTGCGGTGGCGCGCAGCGCGGCCTTTGCGCGGCACGTCGTGATCCTCGATGAACCCACGGCCGCGCTTGGCGTGAAGGAATCGAACATGGTGCTGGAGTTGATCCGGCGCGTGCGCGATCGCGGTTTGCCGGTGATCCTCATCAGCCACAACATGCCGCACGTGTTCGAGATCGCAGACCGTATCCACATTCAGCGGCTCGGGCGGCGCGCGGCGCTCGTCAACACGCGCGACATCCACATGTCCGAGGCGGTCGCGATCATGACAGGCGCAAAACAGGCCGATGTCCAGGCGATTGCCTGA
- a CDS encoding GNAT family N-acetyltransferase: MAIVIRRYEPSDLDAVINVFLRAIREVASRDYDAAQIDAWAQADRDVWARRRLDRPTWLALVDGAVAGFGDLQSDGHIDMLFVHPEHQRAGAANALLDQIESEARNQHLGIIDTDASLTARPFFEARGFGVVRSQVVEVRGARLMNFRMQKRLDPV; encoded by the coding sequence ATGGCGATTGTCATCCGGCGTTATGAACCGTCCGACCTCGATGCGGTGATCAATGTCTTTTTGCGCGCGATCCGCGAGGTCGCATCGCGTGATTACGACGCCGCTCAAATCGACGCCTGGGCGCAAGCGGACCGCGATGTATGGGCCCGGCGCCGGCTCGATCGGCCAACATGGCTTGCGCTTGTCGACGGCGCGGTTGCCGGATTCGGCGATCTTCAGAGCGATGGGCATATCGACATGTTGTTCGTGCATCCGGAACATCAGCGCGCGGGTGCGGCGAACGCGCTGCTCGATCAGATCGAATCCGAAGCGCGGAACCAGCATCTCGGCATCATCGATACCGACGCGAGCCTCACCGCCCGGCCGTTCTTCGAAGCGCGCGGGTTCGGGGTCGTCCGGTCGCAAGTCGTGGAAGTGCGCGGCGCACGCCTGATGAACTTCCGCATGCAGAAACGCCTCGATCCGGTATAG
- a CDS encoding ABC transporter permease: MTQSTSPTAGRATFAERLPSITDIGPLAALVIACAFFIWQSNRFLSIQNISLILQQTMVVAVIAIGQTLIVLTGGIDLSCGMVMAFGSIIMTKFAVTLGIPPVLAIVCGVGASALFGLLNGALITKIKLPAFIVTLGTLNIAFALTQVYSNAESVTNLPDAMMFFGTTFHLGGAEVTYGTVLTLLMYLVVWFVLRDTVPGRHLYALGNNAEAARLMGLSSQKILITVYTLAGFFYGIAALLSVARTGVGDPQAGQTENLDSITAVVLGGTSLFGGRGTIIGTLLGALIVGVFRNGLTLIGVSSVYQILITGILVILAVAADKLARPRA; encoded by the coding sequence ATGACGCAATCCACCTCTCCCACCGCCGGGCGTGCAACGTTTGCCGAACGTTTGCCGTCTATCACGGATATCGGTCCGCTTGCGGCGCTCGTGATCGCGTGCGCGTTCTTCATCTGGCAAAGCAACCGCTTTTTATCGATACAAAACATCTCGCTGATCCTTCAGCAGACCATGGTCGTCGCCGTGATTGCGATCGGGCAGACGCTGATCGTGCTGACGGGCGGTATCGATTTGTCGTGCGGCATGGTAATGGCGTTCGGCTCGATCATCATGACCAAGTTTGCCGTGACGCTTGGCATCCCGCCCGTGCTCGCGATCGTCTGCGGCGTCGGGGCAAGTGCATTGTTCGGATTGCTCAATGGTGCGCTGATCACGAAGATCAAGTTGCCCGCGTTCATCGTGACGCTCGGGACGCTCAACATTGCGTTTGCATTGACGCAGGTTTATTCGAATGCAGAGAGCGTCACGAACCTGCCTGACGCCATGATGTTCTTCGGGACCACGTTCCACCTCGGTGGCGCGGAAGTCACGTATGGCACCGTGCTCACCTTGCTGATGTATCTCGTCGTGTGGTTCGTGTTACGCGATACCGTGCCCGGCCGGCATCTCTACGCGCTTGGCAACAACGCGGAAGCCGCGCGGCTGATGGGACTTTCGTCGCAGAAAATCCTGATCACCGTTTATACGCTTGCGGGGTTTTTCTACGGAATCGCGGCGTTATTGTCGGTTGCGCGAACAGGCGTGGGCGATCCGCAAGCCGGGCAAACCGAGAATCTCGATTCCATCACGGCGGTCGTGCTCGGCGGCACGAGTCTTTTTGGTGGACGCGGCACGATCATCGGTACGTTGCTGGGCGCCTTGATTGTCGGCGTGTTCCGCAACGGCCTGACGCTGATCGGCGTGTCGTCGGTTTATCAAATCCTGATCACCGGCATCCTGGTGATTCTCGCGGTCGCCGCTGACAAGCTCGCGCGTCCACGCGCTTAA
- a CDS encoding LysR family transcriptional regulator encodes MTDRVHAMRVFIRVVDTNSFSRAAESLGMPRATVSTTIQQLEALLGVQLLARTTRRLNLTAEGAACYERCVRILADIDDLESGFHGREDRLRGRLRIEMPDTVATSMVVPALPDFHARYPHIELSIGVSNRAVDLVGEGVDCSVQLGELPDSGLIARRLGSFEHVTCATPAYLEAHGTPKTLDDLAHHVAVNCVSIRTGRPCDFDFEVDGEAVAVKMAGFVQVTDEAAYLACGLQGLGLIQPPRIAALPYLRSGELREVLPQWKSMPMNVSVAFVKTRQAAPRVSAFVDWLAELFERTQEMDDTLTRLFHTTRRPVAAPAKPVPPARVAVATPDSRDEDTHEDEETTSES; translated from the coding sequence GTGACCGATCGCGTTCATGCCATGCGTGTTTTCATCCGTGTCGTCGATACCAACAGTTTCTCCCGTGCCGCCGAATCCCTCGGCATGCCGCGCGCAACTGTCTCCACGACCATTCAACAACTCGAGGCGCTGCTCGGCGTGCAATTGCTTGCACGCACCACGCGGCGTCTCAATCTCACCGCCGAGGGCGCCGCATGCTACGAGCGCTGCGTGCGCATTCTCGCGGATATCGATGACCTGGAATCGGGCTTTCACGGCCGTGAGGACAGGCTACGCGGCCGTTTGCGCATCGAGATGCCGGACACTGTTGCAACGTCCATGGTCGTGCCCGCGCTGCCGGATTTTCATGCGCGCTATCCGCATATCGAGTTATCGATTGGTGTCAGCAACCGCGCCGTCGATCTGGTCGGCGAAGGCGTGGATTGCAGCGTGCAGTTGGGGGAATTGCCGGACTCCGGCTTGATCGCACGGCGGCTCGGCAGCTTCGAGCATGTGACGTGCGCAACGCCCGCGTACCTTGAAGCGCACGGCACGCCGAAGACGCTCGATGACCTCGCGCACCATGTGGCGGTGAACTGTGTATCGATCCGAACAGGACGCCCGTGCGATTTCGATTTCGAGGTCGATGGCGAAGCGGTCGCCGTGAAAATGGCCGGATTCGTGCAAGTCACCGACGAAGCCGCTTATCTCGCATGCGGCTTGCAGGGACTCGGGCTGATCCAGCCGCCGCGCATTGCCGCATTGCCTTATTTGCGTTCGGGCGAATTGCGCGAAGTGCTGCCGCAGTGGAAGTCGATGCCCATGAATGTATCGGTGGCCTTCGTCAAGACGCGGCAAGCGGCGCCGCGTGTGAGCGCGTTCGTGGACTGGCTCGCGGAACTGTTCGAGCGCACGCAGGAAATGGACGACACGCTCACGCGGCTGTTTCACACAACACGGCGTCCGGTGGCTGCTCCCGCAAAGCCAGTTCCACCGGCACGTGTGGCCGTTGCCACGCCCGATTCACGCGATGAAGACACGCACGAGGACGAGGAGACCACCAGCGAGTCATGA
- a CDS encoding sugar ABC transporter substrate-binding protein has protein sequence MKNLRRAAARASFIGLAVASIFSASATYAADQISIGLITKTETNPFFVKMKQGAEEAATKGGVKLITASGKFDGDNASQVTAVENMITAGVKAILITPSDTKAIVPTLKKARAAGILVIALDTPTEPQDATDALFATDNFKAGVLIGEYAKASLGGKPAKIATLDLAPGVSVGVLRHNGFLQGFGVKEGDPSIVCSQDTRGDQSKGQTAMENCLQKVPDINLVYTINEPAAAGAYRALKAAGKDKSVMIVSIDGGCEGVRNVKSGNFAATSQQYPLVMAAQGVQAGIDYAKTGKKATGYHDTGVTLITDKPVSGVTGKDTKFGLDNCWGNK, from the coding sequence ATGAAAAATCTTCGGCGTGCTGCCGCACGGGCGTCTTTTATTGGCTTGGCCGTTGCATCCATTTTTAGCGCAAGCGCAACGTATGCCGCGGACCAGATCTCCATTGGGCTGATTACCAAGACCGAGACCAACCCGTTCTTCGTCAAGATGAAACAGGGCGCCGAAGAGGCCGCCACCAAAGGCGGTGTGAAACTCATCACGGCCAGCGGCAAGTTCGACGGCGACAACGCGAGCCAGGTGACGGCGGTAGAAAACATGATCACGGCCGGCGTCAAGGCCATCCTGATCACGCCGAGCGACACCAAGGCTATCGTCCCGACGCTCAAGAAAGCGCGCGCAGCAGGCATCCTCGTGATCGCGCTCGATACCCCCACGGAACCGCAAGACGCAACCGACGCACTTTTCGCCACGGATAACTTCAAGGCCGGCGTGCTGATCGGCGAGTACGCGAAAGCATCGCTTGGCGGCAAGCCCGCGAAGATCGCCACACTGGACCTCGCGCCGGGCGTGTCGGTCGGCGTGCTGCGCCACAACGGCTTCCTCCAGGGCTTCGGCGTAAAGGAAGGCGACCCGTCGATTGTGTGCAGCCAGGACACGCGCGGCGATCAGTCGAAGGGTCAGACGGCGATGGAAAACTGCCTGCAGAAAGTGCCCGACATCAACCTTGTCTACACGATCAACGAACCGGCTGCGGCAGGCGCGTATCGCGCGCTCAAGGCGGCGGGCAAGGACAAGAGCGTGATGATCGTGTCTATCGACGGCGGATGTGAAGGCGTGCGCAATGTGAAGTCCGGCAACTTCGCCGCGACGTCGCAGCAATATCCGTTGGTGATGGCGGCGCAAGGCGTGCAGGCCGGAATCGACTACGCGAAGACGGGCAAGAAAGCGACGGGCTATCACGATACCGGCGTCACGCTGATTACCGACAAACCCGTGTCAGGCGTCACCGGCAAGGACACGAAGTTCGGTCTGGACAACTGCTGGGGCAACAAGTAA
- a CDS encoding ROK family transcriptional regulator has protein sequence MSSSTSASASKPAGMRQMNERIVLQAVRVHGPLPKSDIARLTRLSSQTTSLIVDRLIDDGLLAREPRTRVQGRMGQPSVPISLRADGAFSIGVKVGRRSLDVLTMDFSGQVHARETIGYAYPDPRTVFALLADKLDATMLALAGDAAKVVGIGVAAPLWLGGWRTFFDTPPDVFAAWNEIDIRARVQALTPLPVEFAKDTTAACAAELLMGQGRGLRDFLYVFIGTFIGGGLVIDGRLHAGPKGNAGAVGSFPVRSEGAPQLLNVASIYVLEKRFTEAGFPADAAHDQRALSAELWPLCEAWLHDACPALASAIASAAALVDLDAIVIDGELDRGLLREVLSRTNIALDAFDWQGMLRPRLVEGEIGADARAMGGAILPLYTHFAPRHVLFLKSGMSA, from the coding sequence ATGAGTTCGTCCACGTCCGCAAGCGCCTCGAAGCCAGCCGGCATGCGGCAGATGAACGAGCGCATCGTGTTGCAGGCAGTGCGCGTGCATGGCCCGCTGCCCAAGTCGGATATTGCACGGCTGACGCGCTTGAGTTCACAGACGACGTCGTTGATCGTGGATCGTCTGATCGATGACGGCCTGCTCGCGCGTGAACCGAGAACGCGCGTGCAAGGGCGTATGGGGCAGCCGTCGGTGCCCATCTCGCTGCGCGCGGACGGCGCGTTTTCCATCGGAGTGAAAGTGGGCCGGCGCAGTCTCGATGTGCTGACCATGGATTTCTCGGGCCAGGTGCATGCGCGCGAGACCATCGGCTATGCGTATCCCGATCCGCGCACGGTCTTCGCACTGCTTGCAGACAAACTCGACGCAACGATGCTCGCACTCGCCGGGGACGCCGCCAAAGTGGTCGGCATAGGGGTGGCGGCGCCGTTGTGGCTGGGCGGCTGGCGTACCTTCTTCGATACCCCGCCTGACGTTTTCGCCGCATGGAACGAGATCGATATCCGCGCGCGCGTGCAGGCGCTCACGCCATTGCCCGTTGAATTCGCGAAGGACACGACCGCCGCGTGCGCCGCCGAATTGCTGATGGGTCAAGGGCGCGGATTGCGCGATTTCTTGTACGTTTTTATCGGCACGTTCATTGGCGGCGGTCTCGTTATCGATGGACGCCTGCATGCCGGGCCCAAGGGCAACGCCGGTGCTGTGGGATCGTTTCCGGTCAGGTCCGAAGGCGCGCCGCAATTGCTGAACGTGGCTTCGATCTATGTTCTTGAGAAGCGTTTTACGGAAGCAGGATTTCCCGCCGATGCCGCACACGACCAGCGTGCACTTTCAGCCGAATTGTGGCCGCTTTGCGAAGCGTGGCTCCACGATGCATGTCCCGCGCTGGCTTCGGCGATTGCATCCGCGGCGGCGCTGGTCGATCTCGATGCCATCGTGATCGACGGCGAACTGGATCGTGGATTGTTGCGGGAGGTTTTGAGCCGCACGAACATTGCGCTCGATGCATTCGACTGGCAAGGCATGTTGCGCCCGCGACTCGTAGAGGGCGAAATTGGCGCCGATGCCCGCGCCATGGGCGGCGCAATCTTGCCGTTATATACGCACTTCGCGCCGCGCCATGTGCTGTTCCTGAAATCGGGAATGAGTGCATAG
- the crcB gene encoding fluoride efflux transporter CrcB: MYLSILAVGIGGALGSLFRWLLGLRLNTVYPNLPLGTLAANVIAGYVIGVAVAWFARFPGVSIEWRLFVITGLMGGLSTFSTFSVEVVAHLQQGRYGWAAGEIAIHVLASVVMTILGIATVSLTR; the protein is encoded by the coding sequence ATGTACTTGTCGATTCTGGCCGTAGGCATTGGCGGCGCGCTCGGTTCCCTGTTTCGATGGCTCCTCGGCCTGCGCCTGAACACCGTCTATCCCAATCTTCCGCTCGGGACGCTCGCGGCGAATGTCATTGCCGGGTATGTGATCGGCGTGGCAGTTGCGTGGTTCGCGCGCTTTCCGGGTGTGTCGATCGAATGGCGGCTCTTCGTCATCACCGGCCTGATGGGCGGCCTCTCCACCTTCTCCACCTTTTCGGTCGAAGTCGTCGCGCACTTGCAGCAGGGGCGTTACGGCTGGGCCGCGGGCGAGATCGCCATTCATGTGCTGGCATCGGTCGTGATGACCATCCTGGGTATCGCGACGGTGTCGCTTACGCGCTGA
- a CDS encoding YciI-like protein gives MHLLLIYELSDDYLERRAAFRERHLTYAWKAVERGELLLGGALEAPVDRAMLLFNADSAAVPEAFARADPYVTEGLDMRWEVRKWNTVVGEQAAQPIRPA, from the coding sequence ATGCATCTGCTCTTGATTTACGAACTGAGCGACGATTACCTGGAACGCCGGGCGGCGTTTCGTGAACGTCATCTGACCTATGCATGGAAGGCGGTGGAGCGTGGGGAGTTATTGCTGGGCGGCGCGCTGGAGGCGCCTGTGGATCGCGCGATGCTGCTCTTCAATGCAGATTCAGCCGCCGTGCCCGAGGCATTTGCCCGGGCCGATCCCTATGTGACCGAGGGACTGGACATGCGCTGGGAAGTACGCAAGTGGAATACCGTGGTGGGTGAGCAGGCGGCTCAGCCGATACGTCCGGCGTGA
- a CDS encoding DUF4148 domain-containing protein: MFKSLIPAVVIVSALAAPTFAFAQSNDNGPVTRAEVKAQLVQLEKAGYNPSSDQINYPANIQAAQARVDAQNQAATSYGPSTSGTSAAGVRSSVAPAQNTPGSVFFGH, translated from the coding sequence ATGTTCAAGTCACTCATTCCCGCAGTTGTCATCGTGTCGGCACTCGCAGCTCCGACCTTCGCGTTTGCCCAGAGCAACGACAACGGCCCGGTCACGCGCGCCGAAGTGAAGGCGCAACTGGTTCAACTGGAAAAGGCCGGCTATAACCCGTCGAGCGACCAGATCAACTACCCGGCCAACATTCAAGCCGCACAAGCGCGCGTGGATGCACAAAACCAGGCAGCGACATCGTATGGCCCGTCGACGAGCGGCACATCGGCAGCAGGCGTTCGCAGCTCGGTAGCGCCGGCGCAAAATACTCCCGGATCGGTGTTCTTCGGTCACTAA
- a CDS encoding lipid A biosynthesis lauroyl acyltransferase has product MNTIGFALIVALLRALARLPYGLVARFGSGLGALLYYIPSRRKHIVQVNLQLCFPGKTAAEYELLGRSHFRHVVRSYVERGVQWFGSANAIEKLVKLESRIDLDDENAPPTIFMGFHFVAIEVGCMLYSMKLPITALYTPMSSKKLNTLAIEQRGRFGADMVKRADSARRILKLLRGGGSVMLAADMDHGIENSVFVPFFGVPACTLTSVSRLARLGRARVVPFVTEVLPDFKGYKMTIFEPLADFPSESDEIDARRMNAFLESQVVRFPEQYYWVHRRFKHRPEGAPAVY; this is encoded by the coding sequence TTGAACACTATCGGTTTTGCGCTCATCGTAGCGCTGCTGCGCGCGCTCGCGCGGCTACCTTATGGCCTGGTCGCGCGTTTCGGCAGCGGACTTGGCGCCCTGCTTTATTACATTCCCAGCCGCCGGAAACATATTGTGCAGGTCAACCTGCAACTATGTTTCCCGGGCAAGACCGCGGCTGAATACGAACTCCTCGGACGTTCACACTTTCGTCACGTAGTGCGTAGCTACGTGGAACGCGGCGTGCAATGGTTCGGCTCGGCCAACGCCATCGAAAAGCTGGTGAAGCTGGAAAGCCGCATCGATCTGGACGATGAAAACGCCCCGCCCACCATCTTCATGGGTTTTCATTTCGTGGCCATTGAAGTGGGATGCATGCTGTATTCCATGAAACTGCCCATCACGGCGCTCTACACGCCGATGTCCAGCAAGAAGCTGAACACGCTCGCGATCGAACAGCGCGGCCGCTTCGGCGCGGACATGGTCAAGCGCGCCGACAGCGCCCGTCGCATCCTGAAGCTGCTGCGCGGCGGCGGGTCGGTCATGCTGGCCGCGGACATGGATCACGGCATCGAAAATTCGGTATTCGTGCCGTTCTTCGGTGTGCCGGCGTGCACGTTGACATCAGTATCGCGGCTTGCACGGCTCGGCCGCGCCCGTGTCGTGCCGTTCGTAACCGAAGTGCTGCCGGACTTCAAGGGCTACAAGATGACCATCTTCGAACCGCTCGCCGACTTTCCCTCAGAAAGCGATGAAATCGATGCCCGCCGCATGAACGCGTTCCTCGAATCGCAAGTGGTGCGTTTTCCGGAACAGTATTACTGGGTGCATCGGCGATTCAAGCATCGGCCCGAGGGCGCACCGGCAGTGTATTGA
- a CDS encoding mechanosensitive ion channel family protein: protein MNFDTILDTLQEHYPTHHWAQFALGMLSLVLAALFAQWVVARIVLYFAHRLLVLTEHDAWDKALARHRAYHQLWYAVPFAAVAIGIGEVPYIGHIAELIERLAHAGAWICVFFAMGGALSAWQDVYAASMQAQTRSIKGYIQIGKLALALICGVLVLSIVIDRSPLWMLSGLGALSAVLLLVFKDTLLSLVASTQLTSNDMLRIGDWIEMPQSNADGFVKDIALHTVKVQNWDNTVTTVPTYKLFSESYRNYRQMFESGGRRIKRTLRIDATCVRFLTDEETAHLKQFRLLHDYLEEKQIEVELANKNLGELASEPANRRRLTNIGTFRAYGLAYLQRHPEIRQDMSMMVRMMEPQSEGIPVEVYCFTAVTAWTQYERIQGDVFDHLLAILPEMGLRLYQAPSGADMSGLVGARIGAQASNVIAGHGAGPSLMGNTDNGRLRGELPTV, encoded by the coding sequence ATGAATTTCGACACCATCCTCGACACCCTGCAAGAGCACTATCCCACGCATCACTGGGCGCAGTTCGCGCTCGGGATGTTGTCGCTCGTGCTCGCCGCATTGTTTGCTCAGTGGGTGGTCGCGCGGATCGTGCTGTATTTTGCGCATCGACTGCTGGTACTCACCGAACACGATGCCTGGGACAAGGCGCTCGCCCGGCATCGGGCGTATCACCAGCTCTGGTACGCGGTGCCGTTTGCCGCGGTCGCGATCGGGATCGGCGAGGTGCCGTACATCGGGCATATTGCAGAGCTGATCGAGCGGCTCGCGCACGCGGGCGCATGGATCTGCGTGTTCTTCGCGATGGGCGGCGCCCTCAGCGCATGGCAGGACGTCTATGCCGCGAGCATGCAGGCGCAGACGCGCTCGATCAAGGGCTACATACAGATCGGCAAGCTCGCGCTCGCGCTGATCTGCGGCGTGCTGGTGTTGTCGATTGTGATCGACCGTTCCCCGCTCTGGATGCTGTCAGGTCTCGGCGCGCTATCCGCCGTCCTGCTGCTGGTGTTCAAGGACACGCTGCTGTCGCTGGTGGCGAGCACGCAGCTCACGTCGAATGACATGCTGCGCATTGGCGACTGGATCGAGATGCCGCAATCGAATGCCGATGGCTTCGTGAAGGACATTGCGCTGCATACCGTCAAGGTGCAGAACTGGGACAACACGGTGACCACCGTTCCCACATACAAGCTCTTTTCGGAGAGTTACAGGAACTACCGGCAGATGTTCGAATCGGGCGGTCGGCGCATCAAGCGGACGCTGCGAATCGATGCCACATGCGTGCGTTTTCTCACCGACGAAGAAACCGCCCACCTCAAGCAGTTCCGCTTGCTGCACGATTATCTGGAAGAAAAGCAGATCGAGGTCGAGCTCGCCAACAAGAACCTCGGTGAACTTGCGAGTGAACCGGCGAACCGCCGGCGGCTGACGAATATCGGCACGTTTCGCGCGTATGGGCTGGCGTATCTGCAGCGGCATCCGGAGATCCGGCAAGACATGTCGATGATGGTGCGCATGATGGAACCGCAATCGGAGGGCATTCCCGTCGAGGTGTATTGTTTCACTGCCGTCACCGCGTGGACGCAATACGAACGCATCCAGGGCGATGTGTTCGATCACCTGCTCGCCATTCTTCCGGAGATGGGCTTGCGCCTGTATCAGGCGCCTTCGGGCGCCGACATGAGCGGACTGGTGGGCGCGCGCATCGGCGCTCAGGCGAGCAACGTGATCGCCGGTCATGGCGCAGGTCCGAGCCTGATGGGCAACACAGACAACGGGCGTCTGCGCGGCGAACTGCCGACGGTGTAG
- the hutC gene encoding histidine utilization repressor produces the protein MSTPAYQEIKDHILTRIHAGEWKEGDQVPSENELARDFKVARMTVNRALRELTAEQILTRVQGAGTFVAQPKYASTLVEIRSISDEIIGRGHAHRAEVMHLGASVLDERLALEMKLTEGSPVFHSRVLHFENDLPIQLEERWVNPALAPEYARQDFTRITPNQYLMVAAPLQRVEYRIEAALPDEGTGLALSMKNGAPCLMLHRRTWSRDAVASVANLWHPGDRYQFTGHF, from the coding sequence ATGAGTACGCCCGCGTACCAGGAAATCAAGGATCACATTCTCACGCGCATTCATGCGGGCGAATGGAAGGAGGGCGATCAGGTACCGTCCGAAAACGAGCTTGCACGCGACTTCAAGGTCGCACGAATGACCGTCAATCGCGCGCTGCGCGAGCTGACCGCCGAGCAGATCCTGACGCGCGTCCAGGGTGCCGGCACGTTTGTGGCGCAACCGAAATACGCATCGACTCTGGTCGAAATTCGCAGCATCTCCGATGAAATCATCGGACGCGGCCATGCGCACCGGGCGGAGGTCATGCACCTTGGCGCATCCGTACTGGATGAACGCCTTGCGCTTGAAATGAAGCTGACCGAAGGCAGTCCCGTGTTTCATTCGCGCGTGCTGCATTTCGAAAATGATTTGCCCATTCAACTGGAGGAGCGCTGGGTCAACCCCGCGCTGGCGCCGGAATACGCGCGGCAGGATTTCACCAGGATCACGCCGAATCAGTACCTGATGGTTGCAGCGCCCCTGCAGCGCGTCGAGTACCGCATTGAAGCCGCGCTGCCGGATGAGGGGACGGGGCTCGCTTTATCGATGAAAAACGGTGCGCCTTGTCTCATGTTGCATCGGCGGACGTGGTCGCGGGATGCGGTGGCGTCGGTGGCAAATCTCTGGCATCCCGGCGACCGGTATCAATTCACCGGACACTTCTAG